In the Prochlorococcus sp. MIT 1307 genome, one interval contains:
- a CDS encoding diflavin flavoprotein, with the protein MAANESIATVTTKTQVARLSLQCKIIGKDTSAIRSLDWDRSRFDIEFGLRNGTTYNSFVIKGTKTALIDTSHSKFRSKWLDRLKETINPKEIDYLIVSHTEPDHSGLISDVLNLNPEIEIVASKVAIQFLKNQIHRPFKSITIKNGNKLDLGINPLSGVDHSFEFFNTPNLHWPDTIFSFDHGTGILYTCDAFGLHYCSDHLYDDEPEAIASDFRFYYDCLMGPNARSVLQALKRIETLPTINTIAVGHGPLLHHHISLWTNNYREWSNQRSKGERYAAVCYLSQYGFCDRLSQAIAHGISKADAHVQLVDLRATDVQELSALISAADAVVVPTWPNEVNPELRSSIGTLLAALKQKQWIALYDSFGGNDEPIDTLASQLRKLGQKEAFSPLRVKTIPDGNTFQRFEEAGTDLGQLLNKKQSIAAMKSLDGDLDKALGRLSGGLYVVTASQEEGTTKRSSAMIASWVSQASFKPPGLTVAVAKDRAIETLMQVGDRFVINILKEDNYQPLLRHFLKRFPPGADRFAGVNILTDVAQGGPVLSDALAFLGCQVAQRLEGPDHWIIYAIVEEGSVADTEANTAVHHRKVGNHY; encoded by the coding sequence ATGGCAGCGAATGAATCCATTGCCACGGTTACAACAAAAACCCAAGTAGCCAGGTTGTCTTTGCAATGCAAAATCATTGGCAAAGACACTAGTGCAATCAGATCACTTGACTGGGACCGCAGTCGTTTCGATATTGAATTTGGTCTCCGCAATGGAACGACTTACAACAGCTTTGTGATCAAAGGAACCAAAACAGCACTCATAGATACCAGTCACAGCAAATTCCGAAGCAAATGGCTTGATCGACTAAAAGAGACAATTAATCCAAAAGAAATCGATTATCTAATAGTTAGTCATACAGAACCTGACCATTCAGGCCTAATAAGCGATGTACTTAATCTAAATCCTGAAATCGAAATTGTAGCTTCAAAAGTAGCAATACAATTCCTTAAAAATCAAATACACAGACCTTTTAAATCAATAACTATCAAAAATGGTAATAAGCTTGATCTTGGTATCAACCCATTGAGCGGAGTTGATCACAGCTTTGAGTTCTTCAACACACCCAATCTTCACTGGCCAGATACAATTTTTTCATTCGATCACGGAACTGGCATTCTCTATACGTGTGATGCATTTGGGCTTCATTATTGCTCGGATCATCTATATGACGATGAGCCAGAAGCAATTGCCTCAGATTTTCGTTTCTATTATGACTGCCTAATGGGGCCAAATGCACGCAGCGTCTTACAGGCGTTAAAGCGCATAGAAACATTGCCCACGATTAACACAATCGCAGTAGGCCATGGCCCACTCTTGCATCATCACATAAGCCTATGGACAAATAATTATCGTGAATGGAGTAACCAACGAAGTAAAGGTGAACGGTATGCAGCCGTTTGCTATCTAAGTCAATACGGATTTTGCGATCGACTTAGCCAAGCAATTGCACACGGAATTAGCAAAGCAGATGCACATGTGCAACTCGTAGATCTACGCGCAACTGATGTTCAGGAACTCAGTGCTCTCATCAGTGCAGCTGACGCAGTTGTAGTGCCAACATGGCCAAACGAAGTAAATCCAGAATTACGAAGTTCAATCGGAACCCTCCTTGCGGCCTTAAAGCAAAAACAATGGATAGCGCTTTACGACTCGTTTGGAGGTAACGATGAGCCTATAGATACTTTGGCAAGTCAACTAAGAAAACTAGGCCAAAAAGAAGCATTCTCTCCTTTACGAGTCAAAACAATCCCAGATGGTAATACTTTCCAACGCTTCGAAGAAGCAGGAACTGATCTAGGTCAATTGCTCAATAAGAAACAAAGTATTGCCGCAATGAAAAGCCTAGATGGCGATCTAGATAAAGCTTTGGGCCGTTTAAGTGGTGGGCTCTATGTAGTAACAGCTAGCCAAGAAGAAGGAACAACTAAAAGAAGTAGTGCAATGATTGCGAGTTGGGTTAGCCAAGCCAGTTTCAAACCACCTGGACTAACTGTTGCTGTTGCAAAAGACAGAGCGATAGAAACTTTGATGCAAGTCGGTGATCGTTTTGTCATCAATATTTTAAAAGAAGACAACTATCAACCTCTACTCCGACATTTTCTAAAACGCTTTCCACCTGGAGCCGATCGCTTTGCTGGGGTCAATATTTTGACAGATGTTGCTCAAGGCGGTCCAGTCCTGTCAGACGCATTAGCTTTTCTAGGTTGTCAGGTTGCACAACGCCTGGAAGGTCCAGATCACTGGATCATTTACGCAATTGTCGAGGAAGGAAGTGTGGCAGACACAGAAGCTAATACAGCTGTACATCATCGAAAGGTTGGTAATCACTACTAA
- a CDS encoding diflavin flavoprotein: MKSPIRQESDNQADMLQLVSIPIEEGLVSLRGLSPKRLRFELEYGLERGSTDNSFLFTSDKKSKTDHQIAILVHPPGAIYSQVFLPALANALKDNNSQLKVIVGHVNPNRVKLLKQLKEIYPNLQLISSNPAAKLLKELWNQRKPIPPGKQQENDSLGPPFPILHIVRQEETININHNYQLKLIPAPTPHWPGGLLAFEEQLGLLMSDKLFAAHICTPKWEESNRSSTEEERRHFYDCLMAPMQNQVTSIVDRLEELDIKSIAPGHGPTIETSWRSLLNDYRRWGEGQQQASIKVILLFASAYGNTAAIADALANGIAKTGVRVESLNCEFISPEELNQAIQEADAYLIGSPTLGGHAPTPIVSALGALLAEGDREKPVGIFGSYGWSGEALDLLENKLRNGGFKFGFAPIKIKFSPDTAMVKTLEETGSLFGRGLLNTQKRQQRRATGGMTTSRSDPAILALGRIVGSLSVLTTRKGHKEEQLSGAMVASWVSQASFNPPGLSIAVAKDRAVGSLLHSGDIFTLNVLAQGRHTSIMKKFLQPFPPGADRFADINVENSPQGQPILPDALAWLEGSVKQRMECGDHWLIYAEITNGKVIDLQGITAVHQRRSGANY, from the coding sequence ATGAAAAGTCCTATTCGCCAAGAGTCTGATAATCAAGCAGACATGCTACAGCTAGTAAGTATTCCTATAGAGGAAGGGCTAGTAAGCCTTCGAGGCTTAAGCCCCAAACGCTTACGTTTTGAACTTGAATATGGACTTGAAAGAGGTAGCACAGACAACAGCTTCCTTTTTACTAGCGACAAAAAATCCAAAACAGATCACCAAATTGCAATACTGGTGCATCCACCAGGAGCGATCTATTCTCAAGTATTCTTGCCAGCACTTGCTAATGCCCTAAAGGATAACAACAGCCAATTAAAAGTCATAGTTGGCCATGTCAATCCCAACAGGGTAAAACTCCTCAAACAATTAAAAGAAATTTACCCAAATCTTCAATTAATCAGTTCAAATCCAGCTGCAAAATTACTAAAAGAACTCTGGAATCAACGCAAACCTATACCACCTGGAAAACAACAGGAGAATGATTCATTAGGTCCCCCATTCCCAATACTCCACATTGTCAGGCAAGAAGAAACAATAAATATCAATCACAATTACCAACTCAAACTGATACCAGCACCTACACCCCATTGGCCAGGAGGTCTACTGGCATTCGAAGAACAGCTCGGTTTATTAATGAGCGACAAGCTCTTTGCTGCTCATATATGTACGCCAAAATGGGAAGAATCGAACAGGAGTAGTACTGAAGAAGAGCGACGTCACTTCTATGACTGTTTGATGGCACCTATGCAAAATCAAGTAACTTCTATTGTGGACAGACTTGAAGAACTAGATATCAAAAGTATTGCACCTGGTCATGGGCCAACGATAGAAACAAGTTGGCGTAGCCTACTTAACGACTACCGTAGATGGGGAGAAGGGCAACAACAAGCTTCAATCAAAGTAATTTTATTATTCGCCAGCGCATATGGTAATACTGCAGCCATTGCTGACGCACTAGCCAATGGAATTGCCAAAACTGGAGTACGTGTCGAAAGCCTAAATTGTGAATTTATTTCCCCAGAGGAGCTAAACCAGGCGATCCAAGAAGCTGACGCATATCTCATTGGCTCTCCAACACTCGGAGGACACGCCCCCACTCCGATCGTCTCAGCCCTGGGTGCTTTATTAGCAGAAGGAGATAGAGAAAAACCTGTAGGAATTTTTGGAAGTTATGGATGGAGTGGCGAAGCTTTGGATCTTCTAGAAAACAAACTTCGCAATGGAGGCTTCAAGTTTGGGTTTGCGCCAATCAAAATCAAATTCAGCCCAGATACCGCAATGGTCAAAACCCTGGAAGAAACAGGATCACTGTTTGGTAGAGGCCTTCTTAACACACAAAAGCGTCAACAACGTCGTGCCACTGGTGGTATGACTACAAGTCGGAGTGATCCTGCAATACTCGCTCTAGGCAGAATCGTTGGATCATTAAGTGTATTAACTACTCGAAAGGGACATAAAGAAGAACAATTAAGTGGAGCCATGGTCGCAAGTTGGGTCAGCCAGGCCAGTTTTAATCCGCCAGGCCTAAGTATTGCTGTAGCCAAAGATCGAGCTGTAGGGAGCCTGCTTCATAGTGGAGATATTTTCACGCTTAATGTGCTTGCCCAAGGACGACATACCTCAATCATGAAAAAATTCTTACAGCCTTTTCCACCTGGTGCAGACCGATTTGCAGATATAAATGTCGAGAACAGTCCTCAAGGGCAGCCAATACTCCCAGACGCATTAGCTTGGCTAGAAGGCTCGGTAAAACAGCGCATGGAATGTGGCGATCATTGGCTAATTTATGCAGAGATCACTAATGGCAAGGTTATAGATTTACAAGGAATTACAGCAGTGCATCAAAGGCGCAGTGGAGCCAATTATTAA
- a CDS encoding NAD(P)H-dependent oxidoreductase: protein MSSPTKLLVITASNGENLQLAQRFIQTGRKLGATTELLDLTTLDLPLYNPRTHAQEGIPPVAKSLSNQMEGISHWVICAPEYNGSIPPVFTSALAWLSVQGDDFRNLFNGRPIAMASFSGGGGMELLLSLRIQLTHLGAQVVGRQLMSNNNKPAQDESIEDLLHRLLQMKPLQL from the coding sequence ATGAGCTCTCCAACAAAACTCCTAGTTATCACAGCAAGTAATGGCGAAAATCTACAGCTGGCCCAACGATTTATCCAAACAGGGAGAAAGCTCGGGGCTACGACAGAACTACTTGACCTAACCACCCTCGATCTGCCTCTTTACAATCCCCGCACTCATGCACAAGAAGGAATTCCTCCTGTAGCAAAATCATTATCTAATCAAATGGAGGGTATCTCACATTGGGTCATATGTGCACCTGAATACAACGGATCTATTCCGCCAGTTTTTACAAGCGCTCTCGCCTGGCTCTCAGTACAAGGAGACGACTTTAGAAATTTATTTAATGGAAGACCAATTGCTATGGCCAGTTTTTCTGGAGGTGGTGGCATGGAATTATTACTCTCACTACGAATACAACTCACACATTTAGGGGCACAAGTCGTTGGACGTCAACTAATGAGCAATAACAACAAACCAGCCCAAGATGAGTCAATAGAAGACCTATTGCATCGTCTTTTGCAAATGAAACCACTACAACTTTAA
- the mrdA gene encoding penicillin-binding protein 2: MKETVQQDVSNNRTIGLSNQPNVFVLLLLIVFGAMAGRLFWLQVLQGAFYRKLADENRVRLVSRPPIRGRLLDRQGKILADSKLTYSLSVQPRLVTDSKWPLLRDRLSELLQLPKESLDTRFRRGVWNDPFRITLSRNLKPEQVLRFKERDRSLKGAQVDVELVRYYPHGTLASHVLGYTQPITPQEFKVLNEKGYEISDRIGRTGVEAAYEEILRGKWGGEMLEVNASGNVQRSLGFKSPKAGKDLVLTIDLGLQLAAEEALADKSAGAVVVLDPRTGAIRAMASRPTFDPNFFSKPFTPQKEYDELFLSPSMPLFSRAINAYDPGSTWKPVTAMAGMESGKFPSDVRLKTSPCIKYGSHCFPEHNRKGYGWIGYEDALRFSSNTFFYQVGVGVGARALYNAATALGFDALTGIEIGYEESKGIVGNKEWAAKGRGWGRPGQTPWIPEDIASASIGQAVVQITPLQLARAYAVFANGGYLVTPHLADLDIDWTSSKHRKKVNIQPTTLETLRRGLRKVVEAGTASTLNLRLPNLPPVAGKTGTAEDSTGGSDHAWFVCFVPYQATEIVIVAFAQNTPGGGSVHALPMALKVLEAWNQNRAIPR; this comes from the coding sequence ATGAAGGAAACTGTTCAGCAGGATGTAAGCAATAATCGAACAATTGGCCTGAGTAATCAGCCAAATGTTTTTGTTCTGCTTTTGCTTATTGTTTTTGGCGCAATGGCAGGACGTCTTTTTTGGTTACAGGTTTTGCAGGGCGCTTTTTATAGAAAGCTTGCAGATGAAAATCGAGTGCGCTTGGTTTCCAGGCCTCCAATTCGTGGCCGTTTATTAGATCGTCAAGGCAAAATATTGGCTGATAGCAAGCTGACATATTCCCTTTCTGTTCAACCAAGACTAGTGACTGACTCAAAATGGCCTTTACTACGTGATCGTCTTTCTGAGCTTCTTCAACTTCCTAAAGAATCTTTAGACACGCGTTTTCGGAGAGGTGTTTGGAATGATCCTTTTAGAATTACTTTGTCTAGAAACCTAAAACCAGAGCAGGTTTTGCGCTTTAAGGAAAGAGATCGCAGCCTTAAAGGTGCTCAGGTGGATGTGGAGTTGGTTCGTTATTACCCACATGGGACGCTCGCCTCTCATGTGTTGGGTTATACCCAACCAATTACTCCACAAGAATTCAAAGTTTTAAATGAGAAAGGTTATGAAATATCAGACCGGATTGGAAGAACTGGGGTAGAGGCAGCTTATGAAGAGATTCTTCGAGGGAAATGGGGAGGAGAGATGCTGGAAGTTAATGCTTCTGGCAATGTTCAGCGGAGTCTTGGTTTTAAATCTCCAAAAGCAGGTAAGGATCTTGTTTTGACAATTGATTTGGGCTTGCAATTGGCAGCTGAAGAGGCCTTGGCTGATAAGTCTGCTGGAGCAGTAGTCGTACTTGATCCACGTACAGGAGCTATTCGTGCTATGGCAAGTAGGCCAACTTTTGATCCTAACTTCTTTTCAAAACCTTTTACGCCTCAAAAGGAATATGACGAACTTTTTTTGTCGCCATCCATGCCTTTATTTAGTAGGGCAATTAATGCTTATGACCCTGGCAGTACTTGGAAACCTGTCACAGCAATGGCTGGTATGGAAAGCGGGAAGTTTCCATCTGATGTTCGTTTGAAGACGTCGCCTTGTATTAAATATGGTAGTCATTGCTTTCCTGAGCATAATCGTAAAGGGTATGGATGGATTGGATATGAGGATGCTTTGCGTTTTTCAAGCAATACTTTTTTTTATCAAGTAGGTGTAGGTGTAGGTGCAAGGGCTTTATATAACGCGGCTACTGCATTAGGGTTTGATGCTCTTACGGGTATTGAAATTGGTTATGAAGAAAGCAAAGGTATTGTTGGTAATAAGGAATGGGCGGCAAAAGGTCGTGGGTGGGGTAGACCTGGTCAAACCCCTTGGATTCCAGAAGATATAGCCAGTGCGTCTATAGGCCAAGCTGTTGTGCAAATTACACCTTTGCAACTTGCACGTGCCTATGCAGTTTTTGCGAATGGTGGTTATTTGGTTACTCCTCATTTGGCAGATTTAGATATTGATTGGACTTCTTCTAAGCATCGTAAGAAAGTGAATATTCAACCTACAACTTTGGAGACATTACGTCGTGGCCTTAGAAAAGTTGTAGAGGCAGGAACTGCCTCTACTCTCAATTTACGTTTGCCCAATCTTCCTCCAGTAGCTGGAAAAACTGGGACCGCTGAAGATAGTACTGGTGGTTCGGATCATGCTTGGTTCGTATGTTTTGTTCCATATCAAGCAACTGAGATAGTCATTGTTGCTTTTGCCCAAAATACTCCTGGTGGAGGCTCTGTTCACGCTTTGCCAATGGCGCTCAAGGTGCTTGAGGCATGGAACCAAAATCGTGCCATTCCCAGATGA
- a CDS encoding tetratricopeptide repeat protein, translating to MNWFLKMFLLKSSVLTNKYLFSFILLLLQTYCSVAYAQNASLYINSGIEKAKRGDFKSAIIDFNKAIKVDPQNSFAYYNLGTAKGKGIGDMEGAINAFTKAIELNPTYALAYNNRGNAKKKLGDYKGATSDYTKAIVINPNYEIAYYNRGIIKKDLGDLKGANYDYNKVLQLNPTNALAFGKLANLKYELLDYKGAIADYTNALQLKPNYFSAYQNRGNAKNNLGYYQGAIDDFSELIRLNPNSAIAYYNRGSVRSQALLDNEGAIDDFNQSIKLKPDYFQSYNNRANAKKKLGDVDGAIDDFNKAISINPKYAISYYNRALARLELGDNLGACIDYKLARNFSNFDLLQWIDSQMKNWCE from the coding sequence TTGAATTGGTTTTTAAAAATGTTTTTATTAAAATCTTCTGTCTTGACGAATAAATATCTTTTCTCTTTCATACTTTTGCTACTTCAAACTTACTGTTCTGTCGCTTATGCGCAGAATGCTTCGTTATATATAAACTCTGGCATTGAAAAAGCAAAGCGAGGTGATTTTAAATCTGCAATTATTGATTTTAATAAGGCAATAAAAGTTGATCCGCAGAATTCCTTTGCTTACTATAATTTAGGTACTGCCAAAGGAAAAGGGATTGGAGATATGGAAGGTGCAATTAATGCTTTTACTAAAGCAATAGAATTAAATCCAACTTATGCTCTAGCATATAATAACCGCGGTAATGCAAAGAAGAAATTAGGTGATTACAAAGGAGCTACTTCTGATTACACTAAGGCAATAGTAATTAACCCTAACTATGAGATTGCTTATTATAATCGAGGTATTATAAAGAAGGATTTAGGTGATTTGAAAGGAGCCAATTATGACTATAATAAGGTTCTGCAGCTTAACCCAACTAATGCACTTGCTTTTGGTAAACTGGCAAATTTAAAGTATGAACTTTTAGATTATAAAGGCGCTATTGCTGATTATACAAATGCATTACAATTAAAACCTAATTATTTCAGCGCTTATCAGAACCGTGGAAATGCTAAGAATAATTTAGGTTATTATCAAGGTGCGATTGATGATTTTAGTGAGTTGATCAGGCTTAACCCTAATAGTGCTATTGCCTATTACAATAGAGGTAGTGTTAGGAGTCAAGCATTATTAGATAATGAAGGTGCGATTGATGACTTTAATCAATCTATAAAATTAAAGCCTGACTATTTTCAATCATATAATAATCGTGCAAATGCTAAAAAAAAATTAGGAGATGTCGATGGTGCAATTGATGACTTTAATAAAGCAATAAGTATCAACCCAAAGTATGCAATTTCTTATTATAATAGAGCTTTAGCGAGGTTAGAGTTAGGAGATAATCTTGGTGCTTGTATTGACTATAAACTTGCTAGGAATTTTTCGAACTTTGATTTGCTTCAATGGATTGACTCGCAAATGAAAAATTGGTGTGAATAA
- the guaA gene encoding glutamine-hydrolyzing GMP synthase, with the protein MPSFSVDTQRKPTIIILDFGSQYSELIARRIRETEVFSLVMSHRTSANELQELSPKGIILSGGPNSVYAPGAPLCDPSIWNLGIPILGVCYGMQLMVHQLGGAVDIASGKAEYGKAPLQVDDSTSLLNKVVNGSTMWMSHGDAVKELPEGFVRLAHTANTAEAAIAAEKLRLYGVQFHPEVVHSTHGMTLIKNFVYEICGCRPDWTTTTFIDEAVSQVRAQVGQKRVLLALSGGVDSSTLAFLLHRAIGDQLTCMFIDQGFMRKGEPEFLMQFFDKQFHINVEYINARKRFINKLQGITDPEEKRKVIGAEFIRVFEEESVRLGPFDYLAQGTLYPDVIESAGTNVDPATGERVAVKIKSHHNVGGLPKDLQFKLVEPLRRLFKDEVRKVGRSLGLPEEIVRRHPFPGPGLAIRILGEVTNQKLNCLRDADLIVREEIRQAGFYNDVWQAFAVLLPVCSVGVMGDQRTYDWPIVVRCVSSEDGMTADWSRLPYETLECISNRIVNEVEGVNRVVLDITSKPPGTIEWE; encoded by the coding sequence ATGCCTTCTTTCTCTGTGGATACTCAGCGCAAACCGACAATTATCATCCTGGATTTTGGTTCACAGTATTCCGAGCTAATTGCCAGAAGGATCAGGGAAACTGAGGTTTTTTCCTTGGTGATGAGTCACCGAACTTCTGCAAATGAACTGCAGGAATTGTCTCCGAAAGGAATCATTCTTAGTGGGGGACCAAACTCTGTGTATGCCCCAGGAGCGCCGCTTTGTGATCCTTCTATATGGAATTTGGGCATTCCTATTCTTGGAGTTTGTTATGGAATGCAGTTAATGGTCCATCAGTTAGGCGGGGCTGTGGATATTGCTTCGGGGAAAGCAGAATATGGTAAGGCTCCTTTGCAAGTTGATGATTCAACTTCATTGCTAAATAAAGTTGTTAATGGCTCAACTATGTGGATGAGTCATGGAGATGCAGTTAAAGAGTTACCTGAAGGGTTTGTTCGATTAGCACATACAGCCAATACTGCTGAAGCAGCTATTGCTGCTGAAAAGCTGAGACTTTATGGTGTTCAGTTTCATCCTGAGGTAGTGCATTCGACTCATGGCATGACCTTGATTAAAAATTTTGTTTATGAAATTTGTGGTTGTCGGCCAGATTGGACTACAACGACATTTATTGACGAAGCTGTTTCTCAGGTTCGCGCTCAAGTGGGTCAGAAAAGGGTGCTTCTTGCTTTATCAGGGGGAGTTGATTCATCCACCCTAGCTTTTCTCCTTCATAGGGCGATTGGAGATCAGTTAACTTGCATGTTTATCGATCAAGGCTTTATGCGCAAAGGGGAACCTGAGTTCCTTATGCAATTTTTTGATAAACAGTTTCATATTAATGTTGAATATATTAATGCTCGTAAAAGATTTATCAACAAACTTCAAGGCATTACAGACCCTGAAGAGAAGAGAAAGGTTATTGGAGCAGAGTTTATAAGAGTTTTTGAAGAAGAGAGTGTTCGTTTAGGCCCTTTTGATTACCTTGCACAAGGCACTCTTTACCCTGATGTCATTGAGAGTGCGGGTACTAATGTTGACCCTGCTACAGGTGAAAGAGTAGCGGTAAAGATAAAGAGTCACCATAATGTTGGTGGCTTGCCAAAGGATTTACAATTTAAATTAGTAGAGCCACTGAGACGATTATTTAAAGATGAGGTTCGCAAGGTTGGTAGATCTTTAGGTCTTCCAGAGGAAATAGTAAGAAGGCATCCTTTTCCAGGGCCAGGTCTGGCTATACGTATTCTTGGTGAAGTAACGAATCAAAAACTTAATTGTTTAAGAGATGCTGATTTAATTGTTCGAGAGGAAATTCGACAAGCTGGTTTTTATAATGATGTTTGGCAAGCTTTTGCTGTTTTACTACCAGTTTGCTCTGTAGGAGTTATGGGTGATCAACGCACTTATGACTGGCCAATTGTAGTTCGTTGTGTCTCTAGTGAAGATGGAATGACAGCTGACTGGTCTCGTTTGCCTTATGAAACTTTAGAATGCATTTCTAATAGAATAGTCAATGAGGTTGAAGGGGTAAATCGAGTGGTATTAGATATAACAAGTAAGCCGCCAGGTACGATTGAGTGGGAATAA
- the cbiD gene encoding cobalt-precorrin-5B (C(1))-methyltransferase CbiD — protein sequence MRHPKKLTEQVPFIVNLSSGSSGLTLPVWVTAAAKAATQVLVGQQFLPSLTIVLPDRKESLTVPVSSAALIAGGNQAIGISYADSHKGLDITRNLEIWACVKLQQKPEDTDGLPDSFSDSWLKLVAGMGVGKHESTGDLCLSGFARELLHCNLRSLVPTGHTLRVEIVFPAGRELAKRTSNEAFGVVEGLALIGTQAEAQISASPEQLQSTIESLRSKCAVSNFADVFIFVIGENGFDLALKLGFSPTQILKVGNWVGPLLIVAAESGVKKLLLLGYHGKLVKLAGGIFHTHHHLADGRLEVLTALAVAERIPLHLIQSIGEAASVEAALLSLELTEPEFAQNLWDRVALVVEQRSNAYVARYGSWPMEIGAALFDRQRQIRWAGPCGCQQLDVLGVTLEK from the coding sequence ATGCGTCATCCTAAAAAACTAACTGAGCAGGTTCCTTTTATCGTCAATTTGTCTTCTGGCTCTAGCGGCTTAACTCTGCCTGTATGGGTCACAGCTGCTGCAAAGGCTGCAACTCAAGTGTTGGTTGGTCAGCAGTTCTTGCCATCACTAACTATTGTTTTGCCTGATCGAAAGGAATCATTAACTGTTCCTGTGAGCTCTGCTGCATTAATTGCTGGGGGTAACCAAGCGATTGGCATTAGCTATGCCGATTCTCATAAAGGGCTTGACATAACAAGGAATTTAGAAATTTGGGCATGTGTGAAATTACAGCAAAAGCCTGAAGACACAGATGGATTGCCCGACTCTTTTTCTGATTCGTGGTTAAAGCTTGTTGCAGGTATGGGTGTAGGTAAACATGAGTCCACTGGTGACCTTTGTTTATCTGGCTTTGCACGGGAGTTATTGCATTGCAATTTGCGATCTTTGGTGCCCACTGGGCATACTTTGAGAGTAGAGATTGTTTTTCCCGCAGGGCGTGAGTTAGCAAAACGAACTAGTAATGAGGCTTTTGGAGTGGTTGAGGGCCTTGCACTTATAGGGACACAAGCAGAGGCTCAAATAAGTGCTTCTCCTGAACAATTGCAAAGCACTATCGAGTCACTTCGCTCTAAGTGTGCTGTTTCAAATTTCGCTGACGTTTTCATATTTGTGATTGGGGAAAATGGTTTTGATTTGGCTTTGAAGCTAGGTTTTTCTCCTACACAAATTCTGAAAGTTGGTAATTGGGTGGGACCGCTGTTAATAGTTGCTGCTGAGTCTGGAGTAAAAAAACTTTTGTTATTGGGCTATCACGGCAAGTTGGTAAAGCTTGCAGGTGGAATTTTTCATACACATCATCATTTGGCTGATGGACGATTAGAAGTGCTTACAGCTTTAGCTGTGGCTGAGCGAATTCCATTGCACTTGATTCAATCCATTGGTGAGGCAGCTTCGGTAGAGGCAGCTTTATTGAGTTTGGAATTGACTGAACCAGAATTTGCTCAAAACCTTTGGGACAGGGTTGCATTGGTTGTTGAGCAAAGAAGTAATGCTTATGTTGCTCGTTACGGCTCATGGCCTATGGAGATAGGAGCAGCATTATTTGATCGTCAGCGCCAAATACGATGGGCTGGACCTTGTGGATGTCAACAGCTTGATGTTTTAGGGGTGACTCTCGAGAAGTAG